A genomic region of Microlunatus sagamiharensis contains the following coding sequences:
- a CDS encoding nucleobase:cation symporter-2 family protein, with amino-acid sequence MTQTAPERHPVDAVLPAPQMLLYGLQHVLSMYAGVVAVPLIVGTALKLSPTDITFLVSAGLFMSGVATLLQTLGLWKIGARQPIVQGTSFAAVSTMLAVGLAQGGGTDGLRAIFGALLLAGVIAFLLAPVFTQLLHFFPEVVTGVVITVIGISLLPVAIRWAGGGTPGVTPTFGAPVNILVAFLTVVIIVLIYRLAPPFFSRVAILLGLVLGTVVAVPFGLTDFSRIGDAGIFQLPTPFHFGTPIFAVGATISMLVVMLVIMTETTADILAIGQVVDKPADRRTVTNGLRADMGATALASVFNGFSLSAFAQNVGLVAITGIKSRFVVAVSGAILVFLGLFPVLGALVALVPLPVLGGAGLALFGTVAASGIRTLSRVDFSGNANIVIVAFSIGMGLIPIAVPTFYDEFPSWFTVIFDSGITAAALTAVVLNVVFNILGRDPAPSEGPLFAEGPAPAAISREDEARLDPEGPTARGKQQAGNP; translated from the coding sequence ATGACCCAGACCGCTCCTGAACGGCACCCGGTCGACGCGGTGCTGCCGGCGCCGCAGATGCTCCTCTACGGGCTGCAGCACGTGCTGAGCATGTACGCCGGCGTCGTCGCCGTGCCGTTGATCGTCGGCACCGCGCTGAAGCTGTCGCCGACCGACATCACCTTCCTGGTGTCGGCGGGGCTCTTCATGTCGGGCGTCGCGACACTCCTGCAGACCCTCGGGCTGTGGAAGATCGGCGCTCGGCAGCCGATCGTCCAGGGCACGTCGTTCGCCGCGGTGTCCACGATGCTCGCGGTCGGGCTGGCCCAGGGCGGCGGCACCGACGGGCTGCGGGCGATCTTCGGTGCGCTGCTGCTCGCCGGGGTGATCGCCTTCCTCCTCGCGCCCGTGTTCACCCAGCTGTTGCACTTCTTCCCCGAGGTCGTCACCGGGGTCGTCATCACGGTGATCGGCATCTCGCTGCTGCCCGTGGCCATCCGCTGGGCCGGCGGCGGCACGCCGGGGGTGACGCCGACGTTCGGGGCGCCGGTGAACATCCTGGTCGCGTTCCTGACCGTGGTGATCATCGTGCTGATCTACCGCCTGGCGCCGCCCTTCTTCAGTCGCGTGGCGATCCTGCTGGGACTCGTCCTCGGTACGGTCGTCGCCGTCCCGTTCGGCCTGACGGACTTCTCCCGCATCGGCGACGCCGGGATCTTCCAGCTGCCGACGCCCTTCCACTTCGGCACGCCGATCTTCGCGGTCGGCGCGACGATCTCGATGCTCGTCGTGATGCTGGTGATCATGACCGAGACGACGGCCGACATCCTGGCCATCGGCCAGGTCGTCGACAAGCCCGCCGACCGGCGGACGGTGACGAACGGGCTGCGCGCCGACATGGGCGCGACCGCGCTCGCCAGCGTCTTCAACGGCTTCTCGCTCAGCGCCTTCGCCCAGAACGTCGGGCTCGTGGCCATCACCGGCATCAAGAGCCGCTTCGTCGTCGCGGTGAGCGGCGCGATCCTGGTCTTCCTCGGCCTCTTCCCGGTGCTCGGGGCCCTGGTCGCGCTCGTCCCGCTGCCGGTGCTGGGCGGGGCCGGGCTGGCGCTGTTCGGGACGGTCGCCGCGAGCGGCATCCGCACGCTGTCGCGCGTCGACTTCTCCGGCAACGCGAACATCGTCATCGTCGCCTTCTCGATCGGGATGGGTCTCATCCCGATCGCGGTGCCGACCTTCTACGACGAGTTCCCGTCGTGGTTCACCGTCATCTTCGACTCGGGCATCACCGCGGCCGCGCTGACCGCCGTGGTCCTCAACGTCGTCTTCAACATCCTCGGCCGCGATCCCGCGCCGAGCGAGGGGCCGCTCTTCGCCGAGGGGCCGGCCCCCGCTGCGATCTCCCGGGAGGACGAGGCCAGGCTTGACCCGGAGGGTCCGACGGCGCGCGGCAAGCAGCAGGCGGGCAACCCGTGA
- the pucL gene encoding factor-independent urate hydroxylase: protein MTPIRLAANQYGKAENRVVRVTRDTDRHDLVDLNVTSQLRGDFDAAFLEGDNAHVVATDTQKNTIFAFAREPIGSPEEFLVSLADHFTSEFAWVSGGRWAAEEYGWSRIGDHDHSFYRSAPETRTAVVVRDGDATTLISGFHGLTVMKTTQSGFVGYPRDRYTTLPETEDRILATDVSTRWRYAADAVEGLDFDATYDSIKATIMETFTKGYSKALQQTLHDMAAAVIEAHDVVDEIKFSCPNKHHFLSDLSPFGLDNPGVVFYAADRPYGLIEATFQREGTPTKDAAWVGIAGFC, encoded by the coding sequence ATGACCCCGATCAGGCTGGCTGCGAACCAGTACGGCAAGGCCGAGAACCGCGTCGTCCGCGTCACCCGGGACACCGACCGGCACGACCTCGTCGACCTGAACGTCACCTCGCAGCTGCGCGGCGACTTCGACGCGGCGTTCCTCGAGGGCGACAACGCCCACGTCGTCGCGACGGACACGCAGAAGAACACGATCTTCGCCTTCGCGCGTGAGCCCATCGGCTCGCCGGAGGAGTTCCTGGTCTCGCTGGCCGACCACTTCACGTCCGAGTTCGCGTGGGTGAGCGGCGGGCGCTGGGCGGCGGAGGAGTACGGCTGGTCGCGCATCGGCGACCACGACCACTCCTTCTACCGCAGCGCGCCGGAGACACGGACCGCCGTGGTGGTGCGCGACGGGGACGCGACGACGCTGATCTCCGGGTTCCACGGCCTCACGGTCATGAAGACGACGCAGTCGGGGTTCGTCGGCTACCCCCGCGACCGCTACACGACGCTGCCCGAGACCGAGGACCGCATCCTCGCCACCGACGTCTCCACCCGCTGGCGCTACGCCGCCGACGCGGTCGAGGGCCTCGACTTCGACGCGACGTACGACAGCATCAAGGCGACGATCATGGAGACCTTCACCAAGGGCTACTCGAAGGCGCTGCAGCAGACCCTGCACGACATGGCCGCCGCCGTGATCGAGGCGCACGACGTGGTCGACGAGATCAAGTTCTCGTGCCCGAACAAGCACCACTTCCTGAGCGACCTCTCGCCCTTCGGGCTCGACAACCCCGGCGTCGTCTTCTACGCCGCCGACCGCCCGTACGGCCTCATCGAGGCGACCTTCCAGCGCGAGGGCACCCCCACCAAGGACGCGGCCTGGGTGGGGATCGCCGGCTTCTGCTGA
- a CDS encoding MFS transporter codes for MSAAPAEHALTTSAPSAAPPPDLPVDLHVDPAADLGATRVRRWPRAFAALEVRDYRLFLTSQVVATTGLWMQRIAQDWLVLELTGSVTAVGIAVALQFLPVLLLGLFGGVVTDRFPKRRILVVTQSTAALVAATLGTLALTGTVQAWHVFVLATVLGLVTVVDNPTRQVFVSELVGPAHIRNAVSLNSSVFQLGALVGPALSGVLIHAVGQGWSFLLNAASCLVVVSMVLVIRPKAALVPERSRGGSGELRAALRYIGRTSEVAWSIALAATIGLFGLNMPVILAAFADHVFTAGVSGYSLFNSLSAVGALTGAIVSARRQAAPRVRTLTATLVALGLTLMIAALAPSAWTFGIALVAIGFCTLQFLTGANSLVQTTATPALRGRVIGVYLLVLLGGQAIGGPAVGWLIDHVGARPSMLGCGALVALVSTGVGLLIARRSHLTLELELHGRSRLPLHIVPAHR; via the coding sequence GTGTCCGCGGCTCCCGCCGAACACGCCCTGACGACCTCCGCACCGTCAGCCGCTCCGCCTCCCGACCTTCCCGTCGACCTTCATGTCGACCCCGCCGCCGATCTCGGCGCCACCCGCGTACGCCGCTGGCCGCGCGCCTTCGCCGCCCTCGAGGTGCGCGACTACCGGCTCTTCCTGACCTCGCAGGTCGTCGCCACGACCGGGCTGTGGATGCAGCGCATCGCCCAGGACTGGCTGGTGCTGGAGCTGACGGGCAGCGTCACGGCGGTCGGCATCGCCGTCGCCCTGCAGTTCCTGCCCGTGCTGCTCCTCGGCCTCTTCGGCGGGGTGGTCACCGACCGCTTCCCCAAGCGGCGCATCCTCGTCGTCACCCAGTCGACTGCGGCGCTCGTCGCGGCCACGCTGGGAACCTTGGCCCTGACCGGCACCGTCCAGGCGTGGCACGTCTTCGTGCTCGCCACCGTCCTCGGGCTGGTCACCGTCGTCGACAACCCGACGCGGCAGGTCTTCGTCTCCGAGCTGGTCGGCCCGGCCCACATCCGCAACGCGGTCAGCCTGAACTCCTCGGTCTTCCAGCTCGGCGCGCTGGTCGGCCCGGCGCTGTCCGGCGTGCTCATCCACGCCGTCGGGCAGGGCTGGTCGTTCCTGCTCAACGCGGCCTCGTGCCTGGTCGTCGTGTCGATGGTGCTGGTGATCCGGCCGAAGGCCGCGCTCGTGCCGGAGCGCTCGCGCGGCGGCTCGGGCGAGCTGCGGGCGGCGCTGCGCTACATCGGGCGTACGTCGGAGGTGGCCTGGTCGATTGCCCTCGCCGCGACCATCGGCCTCTTCGGGCTCAACATGCCGGTGATCCTCGCTGCCTTCGCCGACCACGTCTTCACCGCCGGCGTCAGCGGCTACAGCCTCTTCAACTCGTTGAGCGCCGTCGGTGCCCTGACCGGGGCGATCGTCTCGGCCCGCCGCCAGGCGGCGCCCCGGGTGCGGACGCTGACCGCCACCCTCGTCGCGCTCGGCCTGACGCTGATGATCGCCGCGCTCGCGCCGTCGGCCTGGACCTTCGGCATCGCGCTGGTCGCGATCGGCTTCTGCACGCTGCAGTTCCTCACCGGGGCCAACTCGCTGGTGCAGACGACGGCGACGCCCGCGCTGCGCGGCCGGGTCATCGGCGTCTACCTGCTCGTCCTGCTCGGGGGCCAGGCCATCGGCGGACCGGCGGTCGGCTGGCTCATCGACCACGTCGGCGCGCGTCCGAGCATGCTCGGCTGCGGCGCCCTGGTGGCGCTCGTGTCGACCGGCGTCGGGCTCCTCATCGCCCGCCGCTCGCACCTCACGCTCGAGCTCGAGCTGCACGGCCGCTCGCGCCTGCCGCTGCACATCGTGCCCGCGCACCGCTGA
- the xdhC gene encoding xanthine dehydrogenase accessory protein XdhC has protein sequence MACPEVPGGRPPEAAGGDWLGAVQQLRADGEAGVLVTVTAVRGHAPRDAGAKMVVSAVRTWGSVGGGNLEQTAVDRARALLVTGATTPESLELRLNDHARTEHGRQCCGGEVALLLEPLPVRPTVAIFGVGHVGYELARILSRLEVSLHLVDSRAAELDPLRLADVTEGVADVTVHRRLVGETVLERLPRGAHVLVMTHDHAEDFALCDAALRLLEEKDSLGSVGLIGSSAKWSRFRQNLRAEGHDDATLDRITSPIGLPTITGKDPAVIAVSVAAALLETLIARPLTQPRSLSLSKGSEGTGSEARRQTGSRSLSLSKGTEGAQADQVDA, from the coding sequence ATGGCTTGTCCGGAGGTTCCAGGGGGTCGTCCCCCTGAGGCAGCGGGTGGGGACTGGCTGGGCGCGGTCCAGCAGCTGCGGGCTGACGGTGAGGCCGGCGTCCTCGTCACCGTGACCGCCGTGCGCGGGCACGCCCCGCGCGACGCCGGCGCCAAGATGGTCGTCAGCGCGGTGCGGACCTGGGGCAGCGTCGGCGGCGGCAACCTCGAGCAGACCGCGGTCGACCGGGCGCGGGCGCTCCTCGTCACCGGCGCGACGACCCCCGAGTCGCTCGAGCTGCGCCTGAACGACCACGCCCGCACCGAGCACGGCCGGCAGTGCTGCGGCGGCGAGGTCGCCCTGCTCCTCGAACCCCTCCCCGTACGCCCCACCGTCGCGATCTTCGGCGTCGGGCACGTCGGCTACGAGCTCGCGCGCATCCTGTCGCGGCTCGAGGTCTCGCTGCACCTCGTCGACTCCCGCGCCGCCGAGCTCGACCCGCTGCGTCTCGCCGACGTGACCGAGGGCGTCGCGGACGTGACCGTGCACCGGAGGCTCGTCGGCGAGACCGTCCTCGAACGCCTACCCCGCGGCGCGCACGTGCTCGTGATGACCCACGACCACGCGGAGGACTTCGCGCTCTGCGACGCTGCGCTCCGGCTGCTCGAGGAGAAGGACAGCCTGGGCAGCGTCGGCCTGATCGGCTCGAGCGCGAAGTGGTCGAGGTTCCGTCAGAACCTCCGCGCCGAGGGTCACGACGACGCGACCCTCGACCGCATCACCTCCCCGATCGGCCTGCCCACGATCACCGGCAAGGACCCCGCCGTCATCGCCGTCAGCGTCGCCGCCGCCCTCCTCGAGACCCTGATCGCACGGCCGCTGACCCAGCCACGATCCCTGAGCCTGTCGAAGGGCTCCGAAGGAACGGGAAGCGAAGCACGCAGGCAGACCGGATCACGATCCCTGAGCCTTTCGAAGGGCACGGAAGGCGCCCAGGCCGACCAGGTCGACGCATGA
- the xdhB gene encoding xanthine dehydrogenase molybdopterin binding subunit has translation MSTLAERPVNPKVGLEVSHESAPLHVTGAALYTDDLAVRMSGVLTAWPVQAPHAHARITRLDVEPAYAVPGVVRVLTAADVPGVNDAGVKHDEPLFGDEVMFYGHAVCYVLGESDEAARRGAEAVVVAYEPLPSILTLHEAIEAESFQGHQRTLSRGDAEAGLAGAAHRFSGELELGGQEHFYLETHAALAHVDEGGQVFVQSSTQHPSETQEIVAHVLGLASHAVTVQCLRMGGGFGGKEMQPHGFAAVAALGAVLTGRPVRLRLNRTQDLTMSGKRHPFHASWEVGFDAENRLCGLRATLTSDGGWSLDLSEPVLARALCHVDNAYWVPDIEVLGRVAKTNKTSQTAFRGFGGPQGMIVVEDILGRCAPLLGVSAEELRRTNLYLPGQATPYGQPVRHAERLRDIWQILLERSDFATRTAEVEAFNAAHLHTKRGLAITPVKFGISFNLTAFNQAGALVHVYKDGSVLINHGGTEMGQGLHTKMIQVAATALGVPLSHVRLAPTRTDKVPNTSATAASSGADLNGGAIRNACEQIRERLADVAARHLNIHPNDVRFVDGVVTGIGFHDREIAWSELTQAAYFQRVSLWAAGFYRTEGLHWDAERMQGEPFKYFAYGASVSEVEVDGFTGTYRTRRVDIVHDVGDSLSPLIDVGQIEGGFVQGAGWLTLEELRWDTTDGPHRGRLSTQSASTYKLPSFSEMPEDFRVHLFERATESGVVYGSKAVGEPPLMLAFSVREALRQAAAAFGPGGMEVDLGSPATPEAVYWAVEAARSGRAEPALATSAASEAYAAGEHSGAVATEHAVSESASTSPSLAQA, from the coding sequence ATGAGCACCCTCGCCGAACGTCCCGTCAACCCCAAGGTCGGGCTCGAGGTCTCGCACGAGAGCGCGCCGCTGCACGTCACCGGGGCCGCTCTCTACACCGACGACCTCGCCGTGCGGATGAGCGGCGTCCTCACCGCGTGGCCGGTGCAGGCCCCGCACGCCCACGCGAGGATCACCCGCCTCGACGTCGAACCGGCGTACGCGGTCCCCGGCGTCGTGCGGGTGCTCACCGCCGCCGACGTCCCCGGGGTGAACGACGCCGGCGTCAAGCACGACGAGCCGCTCTTCGGTGACGAGGTCATGTTCTACGGCCACGCGGTCTGCTACGTCCTCGGCGAGTCCGACGAGGCGGCCCGGCGGGGTGCCGAGGCGGTCGTGGTCGCGTACGAGCCGCTGCCCTCCATCCTCACGCTGCACGAGGCGATCGAGGCCGAGAGCTTCCAGGGCCACCAGCGCACCCTGTCGCGCGGCGACGCCGAGGCCGGGCTGGCGGGCGCCGCGCACCGCTTCTCCGGCGAGCTCGAGCTCGGCGGGCAGGAGCACTTCTACCTGGAGACGCACGCCGCGCTCGCGCACGTCGACGAGGGCGGGCAGGTCTTCGTGCAGTCGAGCACGCAGCACCCGAGCGAGACGCAGGAGATCGTCGCGCACGTGCTCGGCCTGGCCAGCCACGCGGTCACGGTCCAGTGCCTGCGGATGGGCGGCGGGTTCGGCGGCAAGGAGATGCAGCCGCACGGCTTCGCGGCGGTCGCCGCGCTCGGCGCGGTCCTCACCGGACGCCCGGTCCGCCTCCGCCTGAACCGCACCCAGGACCTGACGATGTCGGGCAAGCGGCACCCCTTCCACGCGAGCTGGGAGGTCGGCTTCGACGCGGAGAACCGCCTGTGCGGGCTGCGCGCCACGCTGACCAGCGACGGCGGCTGGAGCCTCGACCTCTCCGAGCCGGTGCTCGCGCGGGCGCTGTGCCACGTCGACAACGCCTACTGGGTCCCCGACATCGAGGTCCTCGGGCGCGTCGCGAAGACGAACAAGACGTCGCAGACCGCGTTCCGCGGGTTCGGCGGGCCGCAGGGCATGATCGTCGTCGAGGACATCCTCGGGCGCTGCGCTCCCCTGCTCGGCGTCAGCGCCGAGGAGCTGCGTCGGACGAACCTCTACCTGCCCGGCCAGGCCACCCCGTACGGGCAGCCGGTCCGGCACGCCGAGCGGCTCCGGGACATCTGGCAGATCCTGCTGGAGCGCTCGGACTTCGCTACACGGACGGCCGAGGTCGAGGCGTTCAACGCGGCGCACCTCCACACCAAGCGCGGGCTCGCGATCACGCCGGTGAAGTTCGGGATCTCGTTCAACCTCACCGCCTTCAACCAGGCCGGCGCGCTCGTGCACGTCTACAAGGACGGCTCGGTGCTGATCAACCACGGCGGCACCGAGATGGGCCAGGGCCTGCACACGAAGATGATCCAGGTCGCGGCGACCGCGCTCGGCGTCCCGCTGAGCCACGTCCGCCTCGCCCCGACGCGCACGGACAAGGTCCCGAACACCTCCGCCACCGCGGCCAGCTCCGGCGCCGACCTCAACGGCGGCGCGATCCGCAACGCCTGCGAGCAGATCCGCGAGCGCCTGGCCGACGTGGCCGCGCGCCACCTGAACATCCACCCCAACGACGTGCGGTTCGTCGACGGCGTCGTCACCGGCATCGGCTTCCACGACCGCGAGATCGCCTGGTCCGAGCTGACCCAGGCGGCCTACTTCCAGCGGGTGTCGCTGTGGGCCGCCGGCTTCTACCGGACCGAGGGCCTGCACTGGGACGCCGAGCGCATGCAGGGCGAGCCGTTCAAGTACTTCGCGTACGGGGCGTCGGTCAGCGAGGTCGAGGTCGACGGGTTCACCGGGACCTACCGGACGCGGCGCGTCGACATCGTCCACGACGTCGGCGACAGCCTGTCGCCGCTGATCGACGTCGGGCAGATCGAGGGCGGGTTCGTCCAGGGCGCCGGCTGGCTGACGCTGGAGGAGCTGCGCTGGGACACGACCGACGGCCCGCACCGCGGGCGGCTCTCGACGCAGTCGGCGAGCACGTACAAGCTGCCGAGCTTCTCCGAGATGCCCGAGGACTTCCGCGTGCACCTCTTCGAGCGCGCGACGGAGTCGGGCGTCGTCTACGGCTCCAAGGCCGTCGGCGAGCCGCCGCTGATGCTCGCCTTCTCCGTCCGCGAGGCGCTGCGCCAGGCGGCGGCCGCCTTCGGGCCCGGGGGCATGGAGGTCGACCTGGGGAGCCCGGCGACGCCCGAGGCCGTCTACTGGGCGGTCGAGGCGGCGCGGTCCGGCCGGGCCGAACCTGCCCTGGCGACCTCGGCCGCGAGCGAGGCGTACGCGGCCGGCGAGCACTCCGGCGCCGTCGCGACCGAGCACGCGGTCAGCGAGTCCGCCTCGACCTCTCCGTCCCTGGCGCAGGCATGA
- a CDS encoding LysR substrate-binding domain-containing protein translates to MAQEVSFDPVLLRTFLAVATGLSFTRAAEQLGLSQPTVSQHVRRLEEAAKRQLVRRDTRSVSLTDNGQAMAGFARTILAANDEAVAYFTGSAMSGRLRFGAADELALSELPTILRQFRELYPRINLELTVTQSGTLYRRLSANHLDLIFINQEADLGRGTLVRRDRLVWVGTERLQLAADQPVPVITYHAPSLSRSAAIDSLDQAGRTWRITCNTREINGVLAATRAGIGICVLAQSRVPGDLRILSGRFDLPALPDVEMALVDNPLAAREPIEALSRAIVNLPLGPHQASGVPPR, encoded by the coding sequence GTGGCGCAGGAGGTCAGCTTCGACCCGGTGCTGCTGCGCACCTTCCTCGCGGTGGCGACGGGGCTGAGCTTCACCCGCGCGGCCGAGCAGCTCGGGCTCAGCCAGCCCACCGTCTCCCAGCACGTCCGGCGCCTCGAGGAGGCGGCCAAGCGCCAGCTCGTCCGCCGGGACACCCGCTCGGTGTCGCTCACCGACAACGGTCAGGCGATGGCCGGCTTCGCGCGGACGATCCTCGCGGCCAACGACGAGGCGGTCGCGTACTTCACGGGCTCGGCCATGAGCGGGCGGCTGCGGTTCGGGGCGGCGGACGAGCTCGCGCTGAGCGAGCTGCCGACGATCCTGCGCCAGTTCCGGGAGCTCTACCCGCGGATCAACCTGGAGCTGACGGTCACCCAGAGCGGCACCCTCTACCGCCGCCTGTCGGCCAACCACCTCGACCTGATCTTCATCAACCAGGAGGCCGACCTCGGCCGCGGGACCCTCGTGCGCCGCGACCGGCTCGTCTGGGTGGGGACCGAGCGGCTGCAGCTGGCGGCCGACCAACCGGTCCCGGTGATCACGTACCACGCGCCGAGCCTCAGCCGCTCGGCCGCGATCGACTCGCTCGACCAGGCCGGCCGCACCTGGCGGATCACCTGCAACACCCGCGAGATCAACGGCGTCCTCGCCGCGACACGGGCCGGCATCGGCATCTGCGTGCTCGCCCAGAGCCGCGTGCCCGGCGACCTGCGCATCCTCTCCGGCCGCTTCGATCTCCCCGCTCTGCCCGACGTCGAGATGGCGCTGGTCGACAACCCGCTCGCCGCGCGCGAACCCATCGAGGCGCTCAGCCGGGCGATCGTCAACCTGCCGCTCGGGCCTCACCAGGCGTCCGGGGTCCCGCCGCGTTGA
- the uraH gene encoding hydroxyisourate hydrolase: MSFVTAHVLDASAGRPAAGVGVTLSDASGTVLAEAVTDDDGRVPDLGPDTLEPGTYEVRFASGEHFAAQGVACFHPYVPVVFSVVAGQAHYHVPLLLSPFAYTTYRGS, translated from the coding sequence ATGAGCTTCGTCACCGCGCACGTGCTCGACGCGAGCGCCGGCCGGCCGGCGGCCGGGGTCGGCGTGACGCTGTCCGACGCGTCCGGCACCGTGCTCGCCGAGGCCGTGACGGACGACGACGGCCGCGTGCCCGACCTCGGGCCGGACACGCTCGAGCCGGGGACGTACGAGGTGCGGTTCGCCTCCGGCGAGCACTTCGCCGCGCAGGGCGTCGCGTGCTTCCACCCGTACGTTCCGGTCGTCTTCAGCGTGGTCGCCGGCCAGGCGCACTACCACGTGCCGCTGCTGCTCAGCCCGTTCGCGTACACCACGTACCGCGGCAGCTGA
- a CDS encoding bifunctional allantoicase/(S)-ureidoglycine aminohydrolase, translated as MTSDGTTHDTVSADPAALRPAGGPLPSTSYHVPPGGLPPQTALLTDRAMFTEAYAVIPSGVIRDITASYLPFWEGTRAWVLARPLSGFAETFSQYVMDVAPGGGSDHPEPDAAAEGVLFVVGGEGRLTLGPEEDRAEHRLEAGTFVYLPPGQRWTLHNDGPETLGFHWIRKAYERVEGLDAPEAFVSSDREVAPTPMPGTDGRWATTRFVDPGDLRHDMHVNVVTFEPGAVIPFAETHVMEHGLYVLEGKAVYRLNTDWVEVEAGDFMWLRAFCPQACYAGGPGRFRYLLYKDVNRHARLSRTFL; from the coding sequence GTGACCAGCGACGGAACGACGCACGACACCGTCAGCGCCGACCCCGCCGCGCTGCGGCCAGCGGGCGGTCCGCTGCCCAGCACCAGCTACCACGTGCCCCCGGGCGGGCTGCCCCCGCAGACTGCGCTGCTCACCGACCGCGCCATGTTCACCGAGGCGTACGCGGTGATCCCCAGCGGCGTGATCCGTGACATCACGGCCAGCTACCTCCCCTTCTGGGAGGGAACCCGGGCCTGGGTGCTCGCGCGGCCGCTGTCGGGGTTCGCCGAGACGTTCTCGCAGTACGTCATGGACGTCGCTCCCGGCGGCGGCAGCGACCACCCGGAGCCGGATGCCGCGGCCGAGGGCGTGCTGTTCGTCGTCGGCGGGGAGGGCCGCCTGACGCTGGGCCCCGAGGAGGACCGGGCCGAGCACCGTCTCGAGGCGGGCACCTTCGTCTACCTGCCGCCCGGCCAGCGCTGGACGCTGCACAACGACGGGCCGGAGACCCTCGGGTTCCACTGGATCCGCAAGGCCTACGAGCGCGTCGAGGGGCTGGACGCGCCCGAGGCGTTCGTCAGCAGCGACCGCGAGGTGGCCCCGACGCCGATGCCGGGCACCGACGGGCGTTGGGCGACGACGCGGTTCGTCGACCCGGGCGACCTGCGCCACGACATGCACGTCAACGTCGTCACCTTCGAGCCGGGCGCCGTGATCCCCTTCGCCGAGACCCACGTCATGGAGCACGGCCTCTACGTCCTCGAGGGCAAGGCGGTCTACCGGCTCAACACCGACTGGGTCGAGGTCGAGGCCGGCGACTTCATGTGGCTGCGCGCCTTCTGCCCGCAGGCCTGCTACGCCGGCGGACCGGGACGGTTCCGCTACCTGCTCTACAAGGACGTGAACCGCCACGCGCGGCTCTCGCGCACGTTCCTCTGA
- a CDS encoding guanine deaminase codes for MTLYRALVVDVAANPFTTDPTAALRADDDCGLLVRDGRVVARAPYADLVRDHPDEETVDLREGVLLPGFVDTHVHYPQVRAIGGLGMPLLDWLRDCALPEEARLADHAYAAVVAEEFLDGLVAAGTTTALVFGSHFADAVDTLFTAAEHRGLRITAGQVVSDRILRGELLTAPEVALSEGRKLIERWHGAGSGRLRYAVTPRFSLSASEPMLDVCAELLGLTDGAWLTSHVNENGVEVEEVRALFPDRRDYLDTYAHHGLVGPRTVLAHNVHPTDHELDVLADARAWVAHCPTSNAALGSGLFPLRRHLERGVGVALGSDVGAGTGFSLVKEGLQAYFVQQLLGPAGVPLSPVHLLHLATRAGAEALGLSDRVGDLAAGKDFDAVWLRPAAGSTLAVNVAHAKDASDLLARVFALATPADVAGVWAADRPLRASTSLASGSSGGPY; via the coding sequence ATGACCCTCTACCGCGCTCTCGTCGTCGACGTCGCAGCGAACCCCTTCACGACCGACCCCACCGCTGCGCTCCGCGCCGACGACGACTGCGGCCTGCTGGTCCGCGACGGCCGCGTCGTGGCGCGCGCCCCGTACGCCGACCTCGTCCGCGACCACCCTGACGAGGAGACGGTCGACCTCCGCGAGGGCGTGCTGCTGCCCGGGTTCGTCGACACGCACGTGCACTACCCGCAGGTCCGCGCGATCGGCGGGCTGGGGATGCCGCTGCTCGACTGGCTGCGCGACTGCGCGCTGCCCGAGGAGGCCCGGCTCGCCGACCACGCGTACGCGGCCGTGGTCGCCGAGGAGTTCCTCGACGGGCTGGTCGCGGCCGGGACGACGACCGCCCTCGTCTTCGGGTCGCACTTCGCCGACGCGGTCGACACGCTCTTCACCGCGGCCGAGCACCGGGGCCTGCGCATCACCGCGGGCCAGGTCGTGAGCGACCGCATCCTGCGCGGCGAGCTGCTGACCGCGCCCGAGGTCGCCTTGTCGGAGGGGCGCAAGCTGATCGAGCGCTGGCACGGTGCCGGGTCGGGCCGGCTGCGCTACGCGGTGACGCCGCGCTTCTCGCTCTCGGCGTCCGAGCCGATGCTCGACGTCTGCGCCGAGCTGCTCGGCCTGACCGACGGCGCCTGGCTGACCTCGCACGTCAACGAGAACGGCGTGGAGGTCGAGGAGGTCCGCGCGCTCTTCCCCGACCGTCGCGACTACCTCGACACGTACGCCCACCACGGCCTCGTCGGACCGCGGACCGTCCTCGCGCACAACGTGCACCCGACCGACCACGAGCTCGACGTCCTGGCCGACGCCCGCGCCTGGGTCGCGCACTGCCCCACCAGCAACGCGGCGCTCGGCAGCGGGCTCTTCCCCCTGCGCCGTCACCTCGAGCGCGGCGTCGGTGTGGCGTTGGGCAGCGACGTCGGAGCAGGGACCGGCTTCTCGCTGGTCAAGGAGGGGCTGCAGGCCTACTTCGTGCAGCAGCTGCTCGGTCCCGCGGGCGTCCCGCTGTCGCCGGTGCACCTGCTGCACCTGGCCACGCGGGCCGGCGCCGAGGCGCTCGGCCTGTCCGACCGCGTGGGCGACCTGGCCGCGGGGAAGGACTTCGACGCCGTCTGGCTCCGGCCGGCAGCGGGCAGCACCCTGGCGGTCAACGTGGCCCACGCCAAGGACGCGAGCGACCTCCTGGCCCGGGTCTTCGCCCTGGCCACCCCGGCCGATGTGGCGGGCGTCTGGGCCGCAGATCGCCCGTTGCGTGCGTCGACCAGCCTCGCGTCCGGCTCCTCCGGCGGACCGTACTGA